From the Anaerolineae bacterium genome, the window CTACCAGTGCCTGCGCAACTACTACAACCAGTTCTGCCACGACGACCTGCGCCGGGGCCTCGCCCGGGACTTCCTGGCCAGCCTTTTGACAGATGCGGGACAGAGGTTATACTAAAAACTGCAAACCATAAACAACAGACCACCCTAAGGAGCCAACGATGCTCCCATACTTGGAACCACAGGACGACGGCCTGCTGATGCGTGAAGCGGGCTCTTGGGCCAGGGTATTATCAAAACCGAACATTTGTGCTATAACAGGGTAGAAGGACATCCACCGAATCGGTGACTGGAATGGTATCTATCCATCGGGTCTTCATCCACCG encodes:
- a CDS encoding DUF1998 domain-containing protein encodes the protein PGGAALVQRILDDPVPVFRAAWRRVARCECGEETSCYQCLRNYYNQFCHDDLRRGLARDFLASLLTDAGQRLY